Proteins from a single region of Zonotrichia leucophrys gambelii isolate GWCS_2022_RI chromosome 17, RI_Zleu_2.0, whole genome shotgun sequence:
- the FKBP15 gene encoding FK506-binding protein 15 isoform X1, translating into MFAAAEEDDADFLSPASGARLASLFGLDQTVSSQGNDFFQFTAPKQPKKGQTAAGQPQKAPAASGAPSVLAATAVLAYRYTNGQYLKQGKYGAAVVGNHTTKEYRILLYISQQQQITSARIHPGFVLTVQPNNYSTFYDDQRQNWSIMFESEKAAVDFSKQVCIAKCNSSAALDSVLCQDLVLGEGQGVEGGDSLEVAYTGWLFQNNGLGQVFDSNVNKDKLLRLKLGSGKVIKGWEEGMLGMKKGGRRFLIIPPAWAYGAQGVAARVPPDSTLVFEVELRRVKLAKEGSGSDGLSVSSRDSPAPSPVPSSDGFSSDSALVPPSTIPPKPGEPAVRAKSNSISEQLANPDVAKAKLISRMAKMGQPMLPFLAGTAGSQLDSSDSEIEDPNTLRGTTQPVASTRASQPAQAVLPTVSTQVPQASGAAPSVSSAALIPATIQPHSALPAGAQGFQAYPGVAFAYPQTAASASQLQPVGQMYPAPYQAPGDVTSFLMTEARQHNTEIRLAVSKVVDKMDHLAAQVEELKKQSSANSSLLPGISSVTMEASMIMSNIQRIIQENERLKQEIFEKSSRIEEQNEKISELIERNQRYVEQSNLLMEQRNHSLQTTNESTQARVLHAEQEKHMLPVDRGWDQAKVAEELAAATAQVSQLQLELTAHQKKEMDLRKQLSCALQDAERQEAQLNKLQAQVAELQEASQDTQSRFKAEKQSRKQLDMKIAALEEELTDLRVEKETLERNLAERKKKSLSERAQAEEEMEEIRRSYQQELDKLRQLLKKARTSTDQAAAEQLSVIQAELESQCEAKWERALASAKEQHARQCQELCEQRDSLQHQLAQLEEKLTALKHSKKAEEQKLSEAQQRLEELEPIQEKFSALQADMGALRARYEERLRELHQHQDGSSPADYTEQVKKIMNGVFQSLRGEFELDEMYSGRTVLGVVMNTIKTVTLQLLSRQQEKAEHGSENEERGTGAGRQEGSPGARTEHREALQHSPALSPAAPADPGGVTRGSLQPGQAAPHPAGPRAPEETLSSGVTEEEEVQEHLPPTAGSSLDAEKEPVLAGQPVPGLEQGLDSVPIRRAGPEQDPSAVPSVAGAKPGEGDEAAPPASPAVEQKAEEAGGGLEPPPFNGEEENGTDPWDGADSELEPASVSSRAEPGSAVLGKAAGSQELGSNPRHTNSSLFEDDNFETASPEPLEREVAEEEEEEDIDMVVSMKGRPPPLPLFGDDDEDDLAAGGSSATRGCAGDLAAGGSSSTSACSDVSR; encoded by the exons ATGTTCGCGGCGGCCGAGGAGGACGACGCCGATTTCCTGTCCCCGGCCAGCGG AGCCAGATTAGCCTCTCTCTTTGGCCTGGATCAAACAGTCTCAAGCCAGGGAAATGATTTCTTCCAGTTCACTGCACCAAAGCAGCCCAAGAAGGGTCAGACAGCAGCTG ggcaGCCCCAGAAGGCCCCGGCAGCCTCGGGAGCCCCCTCGGTGCTGGCGGCCACGGCCGTGCTCGCCTATCGATA TACAAATGGGCAGTACTTGAAGCAAGGCAAGTATGGAGCAGCTGTAGTGGGGAACCACACCACCAAAGAG TACAGGATCCTCCTTTAcatcagccagcagcagcagatcacCTCTGCAAGGATCCACCCAGGCTTTGTGCTCACG GTTCAGCCCAACAATTACAGCACGTTCTATGATGATCAGAGGCAGAACTGGTCCATCATGTTTGAGtcagaaaaggcagcagtggATTTCAGTAAGCAG GTGTGCATTGCCAAGTgcaacagctctgcagccctggacTCAGTCCTCTGCCAGGATCTCGTCCTGGGAGAAGGGCAGGGGGTGGAAGGAGGAGACTCCCTGGAGGTTGCCTATACAGGATGGCTGTTCCAGAACAACGGCCTTGGGCAG GTGTTTGACTCTAATGTTAACAAAGACAAGCTGCTGCGGCTGAAGCTGGGCTCTGGAAAGGTCATCAAG GGCTGGGAAGAAGGAATGCTGGGCATGAAGAAAGGAGGGCGAAGGTTCCTCATCATTCCTCCAGCCTGGGCCTACGGGGCTCAGGGCGTGGCTGCTCGAGTGCCCCCAGACTCCACTCTGGTGTTTGAGGTGGAGCTCAGGAGG GTGAAGCTGGCAAAGGAGGGCTCTGGTTCAGATGGGCTGAGTGTCAGTTCCAGGGATTCCCCTGCACCTTCTCCAGTTCCCAGCTCAGATGGCTTCTCCTCAGACTCTGCTTTAGTGCCTCCCTCCACCATCCCTCCAAAGCCTGG GGAGCCAGCTGTCCGGGCCAAGTCCAACTCCATCAGTGAGCAGCTTGCA AACCCAGATGTGGCAAAGGCAAAGCTGATTTCTCGGATGGCCAAAATGGGACAGCCCATGCTGCCTTTCcttgctgggacagcagggagccagCTGGACTCCAGTGACTCAGAAATAGAG GATCCCAATACTCTGAGAGGGACAACACAGCCAGTGGCTTCAACCAGAGCCTCCCAGCCAGctcaggcagtgctgcccacaGTGTCCACACAAG tACCTCAAGCATCTGGTGCTGCACCTTCAGTATCTTCTGCTGCTTTAATTCCTGCAACGATCCAGCCCCattcagctctgcctgcaggagcacaaGGCTTTCAG GCATATCCAGGAGTGGCATTTGCTTACCCCCAAACTGCTGCATCTGCCTCTCAACTGCAGCCTGTGGGTCAGATGTATCCTGCTCCTTACCAAG ccCCTGGAGATGTCACTTCCTTTTTGATGACAGAAGCTCGGCAGCACAACACTGAAATCCGACTGGCTGTGAGCAAAGTCGTGGATAAAATGGATCACCTGGCTGCCCAG GTGGAGGAGCTGAAGAAGCAAAGCAGTGCcaacagctccctgctgcctggcaTCTCCTCTGTCACCATGGAGGCCTCCATGATCATGAGCAACATCCAGCGCATCATCCAG GAGAATGAGAGGCTGAAGCAGGAGATATTTGAGAAGAGCAGTCGGATTGAGGAGCAGAATGAGAAGATCAGTGAGTTGATTGAACGCAACCAGAG GTATGTGGAGCAGAGTAACCTGCTGATGGAGCAGAGGAACCACTCCCTGCAGACCACAAACGAGAGCACGCAGGCAAGAGTGTTGcatgcagagcaggagaag CACATGCTGCCAGTGGATCGGGGCTGGGACCAG GCCAAAGttgcagaggagctggcagctgccacagcccaggtttcccagctgcagctggagctcacTGCCCACCAGAAGAAGGAGATGGACCTGAGgaagcagctctcctgtgctctgcaggatgCAGAGAGACAGGAGGCACAGCTCAAcaagctgcaggcacaggtggCAG agctgcaggaagcctCCCAGGACACTCAGAGCAGGTTCAAGGCTGAGAAGCAGAGCCGCAAACAGCTGGATATGAAAATTGCAGCACTGGAGGAAGAGCTGACAGACCTGAGGGTGGAAAAGGAGACTCTGGAAAGG aatcttgcagagaggaagaagaaatctCTGTCAGAGCGAGctcaggcagaggaggagatggaggagatTCGCAGGTCGtaccagcaggagctggacaagctcaggcagctcctgaaaAAGGCCCGGACCTCGACtgaccaggcagcagcagagcag CTGTCAGTgatccaggcagagctggagtcCCAGTGTGAGGCCAAGTGGGAGCGTGCCCTGGCCTCAGCCAAGGAGCAGCACGCCcggcagtgccaggagctgtgtgagcagagggactccctgcagcaccagctggccCAGCTGGAAGAGAAG CTCACAGCTCTCAAACACTCAAAAAAAGCAGAGGAGCAAAAATTGTCTGAGGCTCAGCAACgtttggaggagctggagcctATCCAAGAGAAG ttctcagccctgcaggcagaCATGGGGGCACTGAGGGCTCGCTACGAGGAACGGCTCCGAGAGCTGCACCAGCATCAGGATGGATCTTCCCCTGCAGACTACACTGAGCAA GTAAAGAAGATCATGAATGGTGTATTTCAGTCTCTTCGGGGAGAATTTGAGCTGGATGAGATGTACAGTGGCAGGACAGTCCTGGGGGTGGTCATGAACACTATCAAG actgtgacactgcagctgctcagcaggcagcaggagaaagcagagcaTGGCAGCGAAAATGAGGAAcgtggcacaggagcagggagacaGGAGGGATCCCCTGGAGCAAGGACTGAGCACAGAGaggccctgcagcacagcccagccctgagccctgcagccccagctgacCCTGGGGGAGTGACCAgaggctccctgcagccaggccaggctgctcctcaccctgctgggcCCAGAGCTCCTGAGGAGACACTCAGCAGTGGGGtgacagaggaagaggaggttcAGGAGCATCTGCCTCCCACAGCTGGTTCCAGCCTGGATGCTGAGAAGGAGCCTGTGCTTGCAGGACAGCCTGttcctgggctggagcaggggctggacagTGTTCCCATCAGGAGGGCTGGCCCAGAACAGGATCCCTCTGCTGTGCCTTCTGTTGCAGGAGCCAAGCCAGGAGAGGGGGATgaggcagcacctccagcatctccagctgtGGAGCAGAAGGCAGAGGAGGCTGGGGGAGGTTTAGAACCTCCTCCCTTtaatggggaggaggagaatggCACAGACCCATGGGATGGAGCTGACTCTGAGCTGGAACCTGCCTCAGtgtccagcagagcagagccaggctcagctgtgctgggaaaagctgcaggatCTCAGGAACTGGGCTCCAATCCCAGGCACACAAATTCCAG CCTCTTTGAGGATGACAACTTTGAAACAGCATCTCCTGAACCACTGGAGCGTGAGGTTgccgaggaggaggaagaggaggatatTGATATGGTGGTG AGCATGAAGGGGCGTCCCCCTCCCCTGCCGCTCTTcggtgatgatgatgaagatgaccTGGCAGCAGGGGGCTCCTCTGCCACTCGTGGCTGTGCAGGTGACCTGGCAGCAGGGGGCTCTTCCTCCACCAGTGCGTGCTCAGACGTGTCACGCTGA